ATGCCGCTGGCATCTGGATGAGCGGCCCCGCGTCCGTTCCGCCGTGTTCAATTACAATAACAGAACGTCCTGCTTCTGATAAACGGTAGGCCATAGCGCAGCCTGCCGAGCCCGCGCCCACAATCACATAATCTGCTTGCATGGTTATTCGCCCCTTGGGAACCGTTGATTTTCTTCAAGGACGTTCAAATCCATATGGTTGCGCATATAGCGCTCACTTGCCTTCTGAAGCGGCTGATAATCCCACGGAAAATATCCGCCTTCGCGTAGCGCCTCATAAACAACCCAGCGACGGGCCTGACTTTGGCGTACATCAGCGTCAAACTCTTCCAAGTCCCACCGCTCTGCTGCCATCATTCTAAAGCGTTCGAGCACCTCAGCATGCTCGACAGTTTCCACGAGATTGTTGTGCTCATGAGGATCCGCCTCCATGTCAAAAAGCTGCTCTGGATCGAGCGCGCAGTTGGTGTACTTCCAGCGCCCATGCCGAAGGCAAACCAGCGGCGAATAGCTCGCCTCCGCAGCATATTCCATCGCGACGGGGCTCTTACGCGTGCCGCCCTGACCAAGGGTGACTAGGCTTTCGCCTGTCGTCCACGGCATGACTTCGACCATACTCACACCAGCAAGGTCGCAAAGCGTCGGGCATACATCAATGTTGCTCACTGGCGTCTCAACCAGCCCAGCCTCCATCTGCGGCGCTGCAATCATCATCGGCACACGTGCAGAGCCTTCAAGGAAACTCATCTTAAACCACAATCCACGCTCGCCGAGCATATCGCCATGATCAGAGACAAACAGGATCGTCGCCTCTTGTCGCGTGCTCTCAAGTGCCTCCAGAACTTCGCCTACCTTGTCATCAAGGTAGGAAATATTGGCAAAATAAGCGCGCCGCGAGCGGCGGATATCTTCTTCTGTGATGTCAAAAGATCGCCAGTCATTGGCATCAAAAATGCGCTTGCTATGGGCATCGTGCTCTTCATAGTCCATCGCCGGAACTTCAGGCAGAAGATGCTCGCAATCCTCATACAAATCCCAATATTTTTTTCTTGCCACATAGGGATCATGCGGGTGGGTAAAGCTCACTGTCATACACCATGGCCGCTTATCGAGGCCGCGCCCATAGTCATATATCTTGCGCGTGGCATGATAGGCCACCTCATCGTCATATTCGAGCTGATTGGTAATCTCTGCCACACCAGCACCCGTGACGCTGCCCATGTTATGATACCACCAGTCAATCCGCTCACCTGGCTTGCGATAGTCAGGTGTCCAGCCAAAATCGGGTGGGTAAATATCAGTGGTCATGCGCTCTTCAAAGCCATGCAGCTGGTCTGGTCCAACAAAATGCATCTTACCTGAAAGGCACGTCTGATATCCCGCACGGCGTAAATGGTGGGCATATGTCGGAATGCTGGAGGCAAATTCAGCTGCGTTGTCATATACACCCGTCGCACTAGGGAGCTGACCAGACATAAACGCCGCGCGCCCGGGAGCACAAAGCGGGCTGGCAGTATACGCGTTTTTAAAACGGGTCGAGCGAGTGGCCAGTTTCTTAAGGTTGGGCGCATGCAACCAGTCCGCCGGACCATCAGGAAAAAATGTGCCATTGAGTTGATCAACCATGATGATCAGAATGTTCGGCTTGCTCATTTTTGTTCCCTTTGGTCTAGCTCAAGCTGGACATATCCCATGATCTGTTCTAGCGCTCGCGCGCCGTTTGGCGCTGCTTCACCGAGAGATTGCCTCAAATACACGCCATCAATCAAAGCCGCGACACGACTGGCGACCATCTCAGCGCGCGTCTTGACCAGTGGACGCAATCCATGAGCCAAATTGGAACGCAGGCGACGGTGATAGACATTTAGCAGCCGCTTGGCCTCAGGCGACACTTGTGCCAAAACATAGAAGTTCATCCACGCCGCAACGGTTTCAACGCGAAAATTGCGGCTTGAAAACGACGCACGTATTATTGCCTCGACCCGCTCCGCAGGCGTATCCGCCATTGCAAGCGCTCCGCGCACCTCGGC
This genomic window from Lentibacter algarum contains:
- the betI gene encoding transcriptional regulator BetI; protein product: MEPIRRQALVKATIAEIGQHGTLDVTVSQIARRAGMSSALAHHYFGGKEQIFVAAMRYTMGVYAAEVRGALAMADTPAERVEAIIRASFSSRNFRVETVAAWMNFYVLAQVSPEAKRLLNVYHRRLRSNLAHGLRPLVKTRAEMVASRVAALIDGVYLRQSLGEAAPNGARALEQIMGYVQLELDQREQK
- the betC gene encoding choline-sulfatase, translated to MSKPNILIIMVDQLNGTFFPDGPADWLHAPNLKKLATRSTRFKNAYTASPLCAPGRAAFMSGQLPSATGVYDNAAEFASSIPTYAHHLRRAGYQTCLSGKMHFVGPDQLHGFEERMTTDIYPPDFGWTPDYRKPGERIDWWYHNMGSVTGAGVAEITNQLEYDDEVAYHATRKIYDYGRGLDKRPWCMTVSFTHPHDPYVARKKYWDLYEDCEHLLPEVPAMDYEEHDAHSKRIFDANDWRSFDITEEDIRRSRRAYFANISYLDDKVGEVLEALESTRQEATILFVSDHGDMLGERGLWFKMSFLEGSARVPMMIAAPQMEAGLVETPVSNIDVCPTLCDLAGVSMVEVMPWTTGESLVTLGQGGTRKSPVAMEYAAEASYSPLVCLRHGRWKYTNCALDPEQLFDMEADPHEHNNLVETVEHAEVLERFRMMAAERWDLEEFDADVRQSQARRWVVYEALREGGYFPWDYQPLQKASERYMRNHMDLNVLEENQRFPRGE